In Mycteria americana isolate JAX WOST 10 ecotype Jacksonville Zoo and Gardens chromosome Z, USCA_MyAme_1.0, whole genome shotgun sequence, the sequence TCTGAATCAAAGAGTGGGGTCCCTGGTGACTTCTGTTCATCTTCTACGTTTGTAACCTTTTTACTGCTAATATCAACGGATTTCTGCAGAGGTAAAGGGTTTGGAGCATCTGCATAGGActgcattttgctttctcctttcacaGTGCCATAAAAGACTTCATCCAGATCCTCAAGTAAGGAAAACTCCTCTTCCAAAGTATCTACCTCAGCACTTTCTTTAAAAGACGCAGCTTCTTCCACAGGTTCATTGGGATCCTCTGTCACAGGAAGCAATGAACTTGGTCTTTCAAAATGTGGCTTAATTGGGGATTTGTCATCAATCaatgtatatttttcaaaataatccatATCAGCCATGCCAGTATAAGGATCCAACACTGCGTTATTATTGTTTTCTGACACCATGGGATTTTCTTGTTGTGTTTCTCCAGTTTCCTCAACATCATCATTTTTGACCAATTCTTTTAGTTCATGGCTTGCAGGCTTTCCCAACACTGAGGTTTCTGGAATTTCTGTGGTTGTTCCAGAAGCTAGGGCTCTATGGCCATCATcagctaattttattttaaacgAAGGATTTGTTTCCAAGTATTCTAGTTTATCTGGCATGTGTTTACTTTCTTCTTGATCAACAGAAGAAATATGTGTAGGAGCATGAATATTGAGTATTTCATAACcttctgaaattatattaaatagATCTTTTTGTTCAGCAGGCTCTGGAGCATGCTGACTGTCTTCTACAGTGCTCGCATGTTCCATTTCATCCTCTTCTCCTCTCAGGTAATGTTCAGGCACTTCAGGCCCTTTGTCTACCTCTGGATGTTGCATTGCTTCCATTTTTGTAGGGTTTCCAATCCTAGTTTCATGCTCTGGAACTTTGTCTGGATTACCTGGATTACCTCCTCCCAGAGATGGTAAATCATATGTTTGTGCTCTGTGACTAGTTTCTGAGGACACTTTGTGGGAAATTTCACTTGACACTGAATCAGAAACTCTAAACATATCTCCTTTATTCTTTGTAGCACCATGAACTGTAAGTTCTGTGTGACTTCCAGCTGGGAATTGTTTTGAATCAGAAGCTTCATTTGGAGAAAGCTGAATTCCTTGCCTGTCTACTTCTGTAGCTCTTATTGGACTAATTGAGCGAGCTTTCACCTCTTCCACCAGCCAGCTAGCTAGCCCCAAAGATGGAATATCTGAATTCTGCTTTTCATCAGAACTAGAGCTAACAGACTTTATCTCTGCTGAAGAAAGGCTATCCCGCTCACCAGAATAATGCTGAGTTTTGTGTGTCACAGTTTCATAAACAAGATCTGATGAAACAGTTCCCAGATGCTCTAAGGATGTATGCCTTTGGTCTGCAAAATATGGTTGCATTTCACATCTATTGTCTCCTTCAGTATAAATGCCTGAAAGTATGCTAGGTTGCTTTCCAAGCATGCCTACTACATCGGATAAAGATGatggaatattttgtttctctttatcaTTAGTGAAAACCACTGATACTGACTTTTCAGGTAATGTATGAAAAGGTACAAATGAATCTGATGACACTGCTTGCTGGTCTGCTACAGCAGTTCCCTTTGACTCTGTGGTCACTGACCTTGGCACTGTCTGCACATCAGGTTGTATTTCTTGCTTATCCTGCTCAGTACTGAATTTGGGGGGACTTCTTAGCTGCTCTGATGACAAATATTTTGTGTCCAACAAGCGATCTTGAGATTCTTGCTCATCTTGGTCTTGTGTCTTTAGACACATACTCTCCAACTGCGCTGTCTTCAAGCTTGCTGATTTAGGTGAATAAGGCtgaatttttttcaattctttttcatCATGTAGTGGTGGAATTACATGTTTACACTCTGATTGTGCAGACTGGGGAATAAGTGGctgcatgctttgcttttcttgttcagcaaggGACCATGTGGGAACCAAATACTCAGAGGCTGGTTTTGAATAAGGTGGAATTTCTTGCTGACATGTTTCATCAGCTGAATAAAATGGAACTGAAGGTTCAGGCTCCAGTTCTGAAGATACAGTTAAATAATCTTGACTTTCTAGAGTTTCTGCTTTATCTGTAGAATATGATAAATTTAATTGTTCAGATTCTAATTGTGTAGCTGTGTGGAAGTAATGATGTGGCGTCTGTTCTCTCTCTGTTTCAGGTAAAATTACATGTTCAGCCTCTGACTGTGCAGCCACAGGCAAATGCAGATGAATTTTTGtattctctgcttcttttctcaCAAAGAAGAAACCTGATGCAGGCTGGGCAGTTTCTGTCTGCTCTGTTTTATGGTGAGTGTAAGATAAATCTAAGTGCATGGGGGACAGGCCTCCAGTTACCGGTGAAGACTTTggactttcttcttgttttgtttcagagacAGAATGTGAAACACCCAAAGGTACAGACACTGTTTGTTCAGTAAGAGATGAATATGgatgtctcttttcttcctcGGTGGAAAAGGATAAATCTTGTTGTTTAGTTTCCAAGTGAGCAGTTAGAGATGAAGTAGCCCCAGTGTCTCGCTTCTCTGAACACCCTGCTCTCAGCAGGGCTGtttcatgcttttctgctttgtcaGTAGGACTTAATAATTCTGATTGTTCAAAGTCCAGTTGTGCAGTTCCCTGCTCCTCAGTCCCAACAAAGGTATATGATACAGAAGGTGTTTCTGGTTGATCTGTTTCAACAACAGAGTACTGCAAATTAATGCACTGCAGTTCAGGTTGGGCCCCATCCCTTCGCTCCATTTCACCTGTGAAATATGATGTCTCTGGATGCTCCAGCTCGGCAGTTTGTGGTTGCTCTGCTTTGCCATACGAGTACAATAAATCTGGTGGTTTCATTCCACGAGTCTCTGCTTTGCCAAGAGAATATGACAAATCTGGATGTTTTGATTTTAGTTGTTCTGTTTGCAACTGCCCTCCTTTTCCTGTGGAATATGAAAAATCAGAAGGCATGAACCCTCCTTGGGCAGTttcctggttttctgttttgccaaaGGAATGTGATAAACCTGGTTGCACTAAGTCTAACGGTGAAGctggtttctgcttttcttcaccaAGGAAGTGCAAAAAGCCAGGCTGGGCCGTTCCCTTTTCCTCTAGTTTGCTGAAGGACTCCAAAAGCTCTGGCTGTTGCAGTACTTTTTTGGCAGGTTGTGAGTGCTCTGATTTGCCAGCTGGATAGGATAAATCCATTTCTTTCACCTCTGGTTGTTCAATTTCATGGTGCTCTTGTTGACCAATAGAATATGACAAATCTGGGTAGTTTAGTTTCTGATGTGTAGCTTCCTCTTCTATTTCTCTAACAGGGTTAGATACCTGTGGATGTCGCAACTCTGTCAATAccatttcttgttctcttttgccAGATGAATACAACAAACTTGTATGTTCCAGTTCACCTTGCACAGTTCGCGTTTCATCTGTTTTTCCAAGAGCATATGTTAAATCTTGTTGCCCTAAGTCCATTTGTGTTGCTTCTTCTGACCGTGTTTTGCAAATGGAATATGATAAACTGGGAAGTTCCCGCTCTGGATGTGCCATTTCTTGTTGCTCTGTTTTTCCAACGGGATGGGGTGTTACAGGCTTCTCTGATTTCCGTTGTGTAGGCGGTGGCTGCTCTACTTTGTCACTGGGATACGACAAATCTGGATGCTCAACCTCTGGTTGTGCTGTCCCTCGCCATTCTGTTTTGCCAGCGAAATGCAGCAAGTCCTGATGCTCTGCTTCCCCTTGAACAGTTTGCGGTTGTTCTGTCTTCCCAGGGCAAGATGATAAATCTGGTTGTCCTAACCCAAGTTGTGTGGTTTCTTGTCGCTTTGTTTTATCAGTGGAATATGATACACCTGAATGCTCTAACTCTTGTTTTGCCATTTCTTGTTGCTCTTTCTTGCCAGAGGAATACAAGAAGTCCAGGAATTCCCCTTCCTGTGGGGCCCTATTTGGTTCCTGTGCTGTGTCACGAGAACTCGACAGCATTGGCTGTTCCAGTTTCAGTCGTACTGTTTCCTCTGGGTGTAATGTATAGCTCCTCCTCTCCTGTTTGACCTCCAGTTGtgcactttgtttttcttcactaaCAGAAGAGGACAAATCAGGGTGCGGTACTTTGCCCGTGGCATCTGAGACGTCTGGATGTTCAGACTCCAGTGGGGCAGCCCATGATGGCTTTGTTTTCACAAAAGAATGCAACAAATTGTGTTCTTTCAACTCTAGCTGCGTTGTTTTATGAGGTTCTGCTGTGCCAACAGATAATGACAAATCTGCATATTCTGATTTTGCTTGGGAATTTTGCAGTCCTTCTGCTTTCCCCATAGAGCACTGCAGCTCAGGGCGTTCTTCCTGCATTCGTGCACCTTCCCATTGCTCTTCTTTGCTAAGAGATGATGAAAAATCACCTGACTGTTCCTGCTCTTGTTGAATCTTTTCTTGTCGCTGTACTGTGCTACTGGAATGCAATAAATCTGGATACTCCAAATCCACTTCAGCCATTTGAGGTTGCTGTGTTTCACCAATTGAACATGGTAAATCCATTAGTTCTGCCTCTGGCTGTATGATTTCATGGTGTTCAAATCTGTCAGCAGATAAATCTGAATGGTTTGATTTTGCATGTACAGTTTCTTGTTCTGCTTCACTAACAGAATAAGATAACTGTGAATGTCCCAATTCTGGCTGTGCTTTCTCTCCTTGTGCAGCTTTTTTGAAGGAATACAGGAAGCCTGGCTGCTCCTCTTGAGCAGTTTGTGCTTGCCCTGTTTTGCCAGGCCAAGATGGTAGATCTGGTTTTCCTAACCCCACTTGTGTAGTTTCTTGAGTCTGCATTTTACCAATGGAATGTGACAAATCAGGATGCTTTGGCTCTGCTTTTGCCATTTCTCTTTGCTCCGCTTTTCCACTATGAGATGATGCATCTGGAGCTCCTAGTTTCTCTTTTGCAACTTGTggatgctctgctctgctgacagACTGTTCCTCATCAGGGCACCCCAACGCTGTGTGCTCCATCCCTCGCTGCCCCACTTTGTCGGCGGGGGATGCCAAGTCTGCGTggcccagctccagctgggcaggcaggagttgCTCTGTTTTGGCACAAACATACAATGCATCCAGCTGTTCCAACCCCAGCTGGGTCGTTTCTTGCGCTTTGTCAAGGGAGCATGCCAGACCAGGGTGTTCGGGTTTCAGCTGTGCAGTTTGCAGTCCTCCTGCTTTGAAAATGGAATAAGGCAAGTCAGGATGTCCCTGCTCTCGTTTTgccattccttcttcttctgccATGCCCACAGAATGGGCCAAATGTGGAATTTCCACTTCTGGCTgaattgttttctcttctgcttttccaaaggGGTAAGTTAAGCCTGTTTGCTCTGATTCTCGTGGTAGTCTTCGTCGTACCTCTGTGTTTTCCAGAGGATATATCACATCAGCGTGTCCTGCCTCTGGTGGGGCCATTTCATCATCCAGCCTGCCAATGCAAAATGATAAATCTGGTTGTTCCAAGTCCTCCTGGGAATGTTTTAATTGCTCTGTTTTACCAGGAGAATGTGATAACTTTTCTTGCTCTAACTGCTGTTTTGtggtttgctgctgcttttctctgccaccagaaatttttctgtgtttctgatcCAACACTACTACTTCTTTTTGGTTTGTCTCATCAGTGCAATGTGACAAATCAGGATGCTTCATTTCCCATGGAGCAATTTCTGGCTCATTTGCTTTGCCAAGGGAATATGTCAAATCTGGATGTTTTGACTCTACCTGTGCAGTTGCTGGAGAAGCTCTTTTTCTGGCCATTTTAGGCAATTCTTGATATTTAGACTCAAACTCTTGAGTTGCTTGTTCTTTGGCTTTGCTGAAGGAAAATGATAAATCTGGATATTTTGAATCCAATTGTGAAGtttcttgctgggttttttggcCACCAGAACATGTCAAATGTGAGTATTTAGATTCCACTTCCATGCTTTCATCTTGTGCTGCTTCACCCAGGCTTCCTGGTGAATCCAAATGTTCTGATTGTCCTTGTGTTTCTCCCACGAAGTATGAGAGCTCTGGGTGTCCTGACTCCTGCTCTACGATGTCACCTGGTTTTGCTTCACCACTGTCACATGAGAAATCTGCATGTTTCGTTACCAGTGGTGCAGTTTCTTGTTGCTTCAAACAAAATGGTAAGGTTGGATGTTTCAACTTGTTTTGTTGTTCAGCTTTGTGAAAGGAATATGACAAATCTGGATATTCTGAACTCACTTCCATTTCCAGTGGAGCTTCTTTTCCACTGGAAGATGGCAAAAATGTTTGCTCCAGCTCTGGATGTACTATTTCTTGTTGCTCTGTTTTGCCAGTAAAACTTGAAAGAAATGATTGCTCTGATTTGTGTAGTGTCATTTCCTCCTGCATTTCTGTACTTACATAGGATGTCTGTTCTGGATATGCTGGCTCTGTTtgcatttcttcttgcatttGTTCACTGAGAGAATATGGCAAAGACGGATGCACTAACGCTGATTGAGCTGTTTCTTGCTGTGCCAAATTACTTTGGTCTGTGACCTGTGGCTCTTCTTTCCCCCAGGTTTCTGACAAATCTGAATACTCCATTTCCATTTGCATAGCTTTTTGTTGGGCTGTTTCCTGCTGTTCTAGCTCTCTCTGTACTATATCTTGTCTTTCCATTCTGCCAAAGGAATACGACACATCTGGCTGGGCCACATCCAGTGGTGTGGTTTCCTGTTCCTGAGTACCAGCAGTGGAACAGGAGGGAAGCAACTGCTTCTGCTCCAGTT encodes:
- the CMYA5 gene encoding cardiomyopathy-associated protein 5, yielding MEGYRGAECDRASETSSFVEDEEEEEEEEEEEEEEEEEEEEEEAVDPEEAEELTNSLKDLIQSEDVKPKLQYIMSNPSFSMVTVQSEDSGITWETSSSRSSTPWASETSTTSDLYSMESSPVGSPPGKVIFIMDEGKIVRKRKRKSSNRMPMATSLKGGQGNKKRDSSGMQRQEPRTVLGDMQGSVLNIEQVEVQDTDEEMLDDKEDLENIAEEPVKRAPIRSIFRENRLRKVGPILGGPVQARIQLFNSIFGGTEPTPETLEKTTIQTSSSVSGDSEQFLETSVKERLQRFSSLSEATHSKPFQRARSRNLETPSERRRQQRRQPTAHANQSYSSTTPLEKQLTSKDDVSSENIKPIKMKEKPSRFSSFGAETALQCEERKDRQSLLEIPNQVSGRSLKSCPPEEAKKQQSHSPAAKMSIPEQSTSVSLESDAKSQKQVPLPSAETANKKPDQSLLTASDLLDEPTEQEIQPNSAPQSVSADFVNELGRKSTQPILPTASMSEHPGREAQKSAVQSYLPSAASAKSKYSTVSEKRQEDIIPQSSETAQPESERVLLPHCVDETEKQETECHSTTTTRSETEHSGLLYSAKKRESQKTPPPETQNIHLKKQPESEEQGIKLNLPTPEKIDSKYFGISYPIHTETQETQKTSASKTSGVDLDHPDFAIEKTKQVESAQMEVEHPDFSYSSKEIGESEGTQVETEHPDFSFSKEETEELEGAQLEMEHPDSSFSREEKEESETAQLETEHPDFSYSREETEESESAKLETEYPELLFSTKETEELEGAQLETEHPDFSYSMEETEESESAQPGTERPDLSCSREETEESESAKLETEYPELLFSTKEMEELESAQLETEHPDFSYSMEETEESESAQLEMQHPDFSFSREEIEESEGAQWETEHPDFSYSREEMVESESTQLEMEHPDFSFSREETEESEGAQRETEHPDFSYSREEMVESESTQLEMEHPDFSFSREETEESEGAQRETEHPDFSYSRGEMVELESAQLEMEHPDFSFSREGTEGSESAQLETEHQDFLFSGEETEKQKSVSFELEQPDSYSPKEAEQEETAQLALVPSHFSCLMEEAEKENTTELQLVHPDISDSARRAETQQTGYLETACSDLPYAMNKTKRQELAQVNVDNSLMSYFGDKGEQPQPVQQDSQPGGKLYSHAKGVQGETTQLLSEHPVLSYSTGKEQQHKTSQLRTEQPEMTRSTGKAEQKEILQPKLGQADLRYSHGETAQEAVQKDLEGPEPSCFISEAEQHENVQLASENRNFSFTTGEIMQEGVESGSVGSSSSHSTDRAKTWEMAQLEQKQLLPSCSTAGTQEQETTPLDVAQPDVSYSFGRMERQDIVQRELEQQETAQQKAMQMEMEYSDLSETWGKEEPQVTDQSNLAQQETAQSALVHPSLPYSLSEQMQEEMQTEPAYPEQTSYVSTEMQEEMTLHKSEQSFLSSFTGKTEQQEIVHPELEQTFLPSSSGKEAPLEMEVSSEYPDLSYSFHKAEQQNKLKHPTLPFCLKQQETAPLVTKHADFSCDSGEAKPGDIVEQESGHPELSYFVGETQGQSEHLDSPGSLGEAAQDESMEVESKYSHLTCSGGQKTQQETSQLDSKYPDLSFSFSKAKEQATQEFESKYQELPKMARKRASPATAQVESKHPDLTYSLGKANEPEIAPWEMKHPDLSHCTDETNQKEVVVLDQKHRKISGGREKQQQTTKQQLEQEKLSHSPGKTEQLKHSQEDLEQPDLSFCIGRLDDEMAPPEAGHADVIYPLENTEVRRRLPRESEQTGLTYPFGKAEEKTIQPEVEIPHLAHSVGMAEEEGMAKREQGHPDLPYSIFKAGGLQTAQLKPEHPGLACSLDKAQETTQLGLEQLDALYVCAKTEQLLPAQLELGHADLASPADKVGQRGMEHTALGCPDEEQSVSRAEHPQVAKEKLGAPDASSHSGKAEQREMAKAEPKHPDLSHSIGKMQTQETTQVGLGKPDLPSWPGKTGQAQTAQEEQPGFLYSFKKAAQGEKAQPELGHSQLSYSVSEAEQETVHAKSNHSDLSADRFEHHEIIQPEAELMDLPCSIGETQQPQMAEVDLEYPDLLHSSSTVQRQEKIQQEQEQSGDFSSSLSKEEQWEGARMQEERPELQCSMGKAEGLQNSQAKSEYADLSLSVGTAEPHKTTQLELKEHNLLHSFVKTKPSWAAPLESEHPDVSDATGKVPHPDLSSSVSEEKQSAQLEVKQERRSYTLHPEETVRLKLEQPMLSSSRDTAQEPNRAPQEGEFLDFLYSSGKKEQQEMAKQELEHSGVSYSTDKTKRQETTQLGLGQPDLSSCPGKTEQPQTVQGEAEHQDLLHFAGKTEWRGTAQPEVEHPDLSYPSDKVEQPPPTQRKSEKPVTPHPVGKTEQQEMAHPERELPSLSYSICKTRSEEATQMDLGQQDLTYALGKTDETRTVQGELEHTSLLYSSGKREQEMVLTELRHPQVSNPVREIEEEATHQKLNYPDLSYSIGQQEHHEIEQPEVKEMDLSYPAGKSEHSQPAKKVLQQPELLESFSKLEEKGTAQPGFLHFLGEEKQKPASPLDLVQPGLSHSFGKTENQETAQGGFMPSDFSYSTGKGGQLQTEQLKSKHPDLSYSLGKAETRGMKPPDLLYSYGKAEQPQTAELEHPETSYFTGEMERRDGAQPELQCINLQYSVVETDQPETPSVSYTFVGTEEQGTAQLDFEQSELLSPTDKAEKHETALLRAGCSEKRDTGATSSLTAHLETKQQDLSFSTEEEKRHPYSSLTEQTVSVPLGVSHSVSETKQEESPKSSPVTGGLSPMHLDLSYTHHKTEQTETAQPASGFFFVRKEAENTKIHLHLPVAAQSEAEHVILPETEREQTPHHYFHTATQLESEQLNLSYSTDKAETLESQDYLTVSSELEPEPSVPFYSADETCQQEIPPYSKPASEYLVPTWSLAEQEKQSMQPLIPQSAQSECKHVIPPLHDEKELKKIQPYSPKSASLKTAQLESMCLKTQDQDEQESQDRLLDTKYLSSEQLRSPPKFSTEQDKQEIQPDVQTVPRSVTTESKGTAVADQQAVSSDSFVPFHTLPEKSVSVVFTNDKEKQNIPSSLSDVVGMLGKQPSILSGIYTEGDNRCEMQPYFADQRHTSLEHLGTVSSDLVYETVTHKTQHYSGERDSLSSAEIKSVSSSSDEKQNSDIPSLGLASWLVEEVKARSISPIRATEVDRQGIQLSPNEASDSKQFPAGSHTELTVHGATKNKGDMFRVSDSVSSEISHKVSSETSHRAQTYDLPSLGGGNPGNPDKVPEHETRIGNPTKMEAMQHPEVDKGPEVPEHYLRGEEDEMEHASTVEDSQHAPEPAEQKDLFNIISEGYEILNIHAPTHISSVDQEESKHMPDKLEYLETNPSFKIKLADDGHRALASGTTTEIPETSVLGKPASHELKELVKNDDVEETGETQQENPMVSENNNNAVLDPYTGMADMDYFEKYTLIDDKSPIKPHFERPSSLLPVTEDPNEPVEEAASFKESAEVDTLEEEFSLLEDLDEVFYGTVKGESKMQSYADAPNPLPLQKSVDISSKKVTNVEDEQKSPGTPLFDSEEGVLERSLLFPTTIAAVNPELLEEPPALSFLYKDLYAEAVGEKTKDETPSDEESGNSNASFPSRNSDTDDGTGIYFEKYILKDEIPSKDTGPQKDQIPEEESFSGGVSVQSSEDKHSQGSGDVQCVRTKVLPERGVIEREKVQVDSDIQATICKPMHAIPFGSKVILSGARSDTGEQREEENVPVETTEELPEQSSHQVFYSQLVDYQGAAHQEASNKQEEQHEITAIPEMEKYVPYVRTPVEDSEDDQYTQESLSRVPTIQQAEKPDLQREEQHPDVCEDLAESMDYDVITQEELLQDEISSQFTHEELLFEDRDSFDHVGDSYEFVNEPEQRTPVELEDSGFVVMYPEKSATNIPQVESPHRDLKKAQADTYCYHCKCPISAIDKLFGEHKDHEVTTLDDAATKMKDHLGELLIALEEKSMKIEEFVSDIELLFNSVEEMCKKNAELLEKQNEEMLKKVVAQYDEKSENFEEVKKMKMEYLYEQMVNFQQAVDSAKETLETTVKEMEVLDGFVFLNSSKELNKRLLSAMDTTLSLEKVPSAFSLFEHYADSPGQSNQQSLKHVAVPQTPAVIPQEPNSATSTSIAVYWAVNDGDAIDCFQVYCMEELQASKDAGALVEEYRVTVKESHCILEDLEPDRCYSVWVMAVNGTGCSLPSEKAVFKTAPAVPTIKAEDCTVCWDTATVRWCASSASAESFTLEYCRQHSPEGEGLRSFAGMKRPELKVSLEPNVNYFFYLRAVNAFGTSEQSEAALISTKGTRFRLLSDTAHPALQISSNATVIRLPEKAKFTGFPSVLGELLPARGCHYWETVVSACRSYRIGICYEATSQSNILGLSDTSWCMRCCPTQTSLLYRFLHTSVMSNVRVTEHPARIGILLDYSGGRLLFFNAERGLVLFAIRHKFTDAAHPAFALEKAGALTLCTGMELPEFVKHS